A genomic region of Miscanthus floridulus cultivar M001 chromosome 3, ASM1932011v1, whole genome shotgun sequence contains the following coding sequences:
- the LOC136543928 gene encoding uncharacterized protein, with amino-acid sequence MLDPTIRNVRFKKVLIDSGSALNILFVGALTELGLIKDDLIPVDSPFWGIVPGRASQPLGKITLLVQFGTTDHFRTNYMNFFMVDFNTTYHAILGQPALVKFMVVPHYVYMVLKILTEQGILTPCADISSAYDCE; translated from the coding sequence ATGCTCGATCCAACCATCCGCAATGTGcggttcaagaaggtcctcatcgacagtgggagtgccctcaatatcctctttgttggagccctaactgagttaggcCTCATAAAGGACGATCTCATCCCTGTTGATTCTCCATTTTGGGGTATTGTACCTGGCAGAGCATCCCAACCTTTGGGGAAGATCACCTTGCTAGTCCAGTTTGGCACCACCGACCACTTCCGTACTAACTACATGAACTTCTTCATGGtagacttcaacaccacctaccacgccatccttggcCAACCAGCTCTtgtcaagttcatggttgtgcccCATTATGTCTACATGGTGTTGAAGATCCTAACGGAGCAAGGCATTCTCACCCCATGTGCCGACATCTCTAGTGCCTACGACTGTGAATGA